The following are encoded in a window of Nocardioides houyundeii genomic DNA:
- a CDS encoding beta-ketoacyl-ACP synthase III, with translation MTALTGAPHARILGLGAYRPARVVSNSELVAAIDSSDEWIQQRSGIRQRRFASPEETVQAMGVAASRQALERAGIAPEQIDCVVVATISHLLQTPAVATAIAHEIGTQQAAAFDISAACAGFCHGIALASDLVRGGTASHVLVVGVERLSDLTDLEDRGTAFIFADGAGAAVVGPSNTPGIGPVVWGSDGEQFDLIRQREDWRDVVGTALTPGSGVMPHLTMQGSAVFRWASFTMAKMAQQAIDRAGISIDDLDVFVPHQANMRIIDAMARAMKLPERVRIARDVAEQGNTSAASVPMALARMIEEGEARSGDLALLIAFGAGLTYAAQVVVVP, from the coding sequence CTGACCGCGCTCACCGGCGCACCGCATGCCCGGATCCTCGGTCTGGGTGCCTACCGTCCGGCTCGGGTGGTGTCGAACTCCGAGCTGGTGGCGGCAATCGACTCCAGCGACGAGTGGATCCAGCAGCGCTCCGGCATCCGGCAGCGTCGGTTCGCCTCGCCCGAGGAGACGGTCCAGGCGATGGGGGTGGCGGCCTCGCGACAGGCACTGGAGAGGGCCGGGATCGCACCGGAGCAGATCGACTGCGTCGTCGTCGCGACCATCAGCCACCTGCTGCAGACCCCGGCCGTGGCCACCGCCATCGCGCACGAGATCGGCACCCAGCAGGCCGCGGCCTTCGACATCTCCGCCGCCTGCGCCGGCTTCTGCCACGGCATCGCCCTCGCCTCCGACCTGGTCCGCGGAGGGACCGCCTCCCACGTGCTGGTGGTCGGCGTGGAACGGCTCAGCGACCTCACCGACCTGGAGGACCGCGGAACCGCCTTCATCTTCGCCGACGGCGCGGGTGCGGCGGTGGTCGGACCCAGCAACACCCCCGGCATCGGGCCCGTGGTCTGGGGCTCGGACGGCGAGCAGTTCGACCTGATCCGCCAGCGTGAGGACTGGCGCGACGTCGTCGGCACCGCGCTCACCCCGGGCAGTGGCGTCATGCCGCACCTGACGATGCAGGGCAGCGCCGTGTTCCGGTGGGCCTCCTTCACGATGGCCAAGATGGCGCAGCAGGCCATCGACCGCGCGGGGATCAGCATCGACGACCTGGATGTCTTCGTGCCTCACCAGGCCAACATGCGCATCATCGACGCCATGGCGCGCGCGATGAAGCTCCCCGAACGGGTCCGGATCGCCCGGGACGTCGCCGAGCAGGGCAACACCTCGGCCGCGTCGGTCCCCATGGCCCTGGCCCGGATGATCGAGGAGGGGGAGGCTCGCTCCGGCGACCTGGCCCTGCTCATCGCCTTCGGCGCCGGTCTCACCTACGCCGCACAGGTCGTCGTCGTGCCCTGA
- a CDS encoding acyl carrier protein, producing the protein MATTEEIRSDLAEIVNEVAGIENDDVQLDKSFVDDLDVDSLSMVEVVVAAEEKFGVSIPDDEVKNLKTVGDAVAFIERALV; encoded by the coding sequence ATGGCCACCACCGAAGAGATCCGCTCCGACCTCGCCGAGATCGTCAACGAGGTCGCAGGCATCGAGAACGACGACGTCCAGCTCGACAAGTCGTTCGTCGACGACCTCGACGTCGACTCACTTTCCATGGTGGAGGTGGTCGTCGCCGCGGAGGAGAAGTTCGGGGTCTCGATCCCCGACGACGAGGTCAAGAACCTCAAGACGGTCGGCGACGCCGTCGCGTTCATCGAGCGCGCGCTGGTCTGA
- a CDS encoding acyl-CoA carboxylase subunit beta — MPRAQDPRHPGHRLTALFDEGTTTFISADDDSGMLAAVGRVHGSPAVAFCSDATVMGGAMGDVGCRVVVDAYHRALADGVPIIGLWHSGGARLAEGVLSLHAVGRIFHAMTQASGKIPQVSVVLGPAAGGAAYGPALTDVVILGPEGRIFVTGPDVVRSVTGEDVDMLRLGGPEPHGRRSGVVHILTDSETEALERARGMTHLLGTQGMLEKHAVADVDLAALLPESRKRAYDVHPLVEAVLDEGTAQELHARWAPNIVTTLGRFGGRTVGVVANNPLRLGGCLDSLSAEKASRFVRMCDAFGVPLIVLVDVPGYLPGVGQEWDGVVRRGAKLLHAFAECVVPRVTLVTRKSYGGAYIAMNARSLGATRVLAWPGAEVAVMGSVAAVRVLHRRKLAEVSVEIRPRVEAELAAEHETIAGGVERAVEIGVVDEVVEPSRTRTAIAEALEREVSAAGVRRGNHGNIPL, encoded by the coding sequence GTGCCGCGCGCGCAGGACCCGCGCCATCCGGGCCACCGGCTCACCGCCCTGTTCGACGAGGGCACCACCACGTTCATCAGCGCCGACGACGACTCCGGCATGCTGGCCGCCGTCGGTCGGGTCCACGGATCCCCGGCTGTGGCGTTCTGCTCCGACGCCACCGTGATGGGTGGCGCCATGGGGGACGTCGGGTGCCGGGTCGTCGTCGACGCGTATCACCGCGCCCTCGCCGACGGGGTGCCGATCATTGGCCTGTGGCACTCGGGCGGGGCGAGACTGGCCGAGGGCGTCCTGTCCCTGCACGCGGTCGGGCGCATCTTCCACGCCATGACCCAGGCCTCCGGCAAGATCCCGCAGGTCTCGGTGGTGCTGGGCCCGGCCGCCGGGGGCGCGGCCTACGGACCCGCGCTGACCGACGTGGTGATCCTCGGACCCGAGGGACGGATCTTCGTGACCGGGCCGGACGTGGTCCGCTCGGTCACCGGGGAGGACGTCGACATGCTGCGCCTCGGCGGGCCCGAGCCGCACGGGCGCCGCTCGGGCGTCGTGCACATCCTCACCGACTCCGAGACCGAGGCCCTGGAGCGCGCTCGGGGCATGACCCACCTCCTCGGCACCCAGGGCATGCTGGAGAAGCACGCCGTGGCCGACGTGGACCTGGCTGCCCTGCTGCCGGAGTCGCGCAAGCGCGCCTACGACGTTCACCCCTTGGTGGAGGCGGTCCTGGACGAGGGCACTGCCCAGGAGCTCCACGCGCGCTGGGCGCCCAACATCGTCACGACCCTGGGGCGCTTCGGCGGTCGCACGGTGGGCGTGGTGGCCAACAACCCGCTGCGGCTCGGAGGCTGCCTGGACTCCCTCTCCGCGGAGAAGGCGTCGCGGTTCGTCCGGATGTGCGACGCGTTCGGTGTGCCTCTGATCGTGCTGGTGGACGTCCCGGGATACCTGCCGGGCGTGGGCCAGGAGTGGGACGGCGTGGTACGCCGGGGCGCCAAGCTGCTGCACGCGTTCGCCGAGTGCGTGGTCCCCCGGGTGACCCTGGTGACGCGGAAGAGCTACGGCGGCGCCTACATCGCCATGAACGCCCGCTCGCTGGGCGCCACCCGGGTCCTGGCCTGGCCGGGGGCGGAGGTGGCTGTCATGGGCTCCGTGGCCGCCGTGCGCGTCCTGCACCGACGCAAGCTGGCAGAGGTGTCGGTGGAGATCCGACCGCGCGTGGAGGCCGAGCTGGCAGCCGAGCACGAGACGATCGCCGGCGGCGTGGAGCGGGCCGTGGAGATCGGGGTGGTCGACGAGGTGGTCGAGCCGTCCCGGACCCGCACCGCCATCGCGGAGGCCCTGGAGCGCGAGGTCTCAGCGGCCGGCGTCCGACGCGGGAACCACGGCAACATCCCGCTCTGA
- a CDS encoding PucR family transcriptional regulator has protein sequence MTHGAGSDPLADRERVVTSLSRASGALSTGAMARMESEMPWFRELSAADRSWVGLIVQAGIKGFVDWLGAAPAPHEQGPAGHALATIVFGAAPRELAGVINLQQTVELIRLSIDVVESNIDALLSPADSPAVHQAVMRYAREVAFATAEVYARAAESRGAWDARLEALVVDAVIRAEPDEALLSRASALGWGIHGDVAVVLGPVPLARTDNDAFEEVRRLARAAGMDALCATQGDRLVVVLGGVRDARAAATRIVSMFGAGPVVVGPVTAGLEFAHISARAALSAQRAASGWPSAPRPVTSEELLPERALAGDGHARRHLVEEVYLPLCAAKGLAETLAVYLDQGSSTEGAARVLFVHPNTVRYRLRQIADLTGLSPTAPREAFTLQIALVLGRQSGR, from the coding sequence GTGACCCACGGCGCAGGCTCGGACCCTCTCGCGGACCGCGAGCGCGTGGTGACCTCGCTGTCCCGCGCCTCCGGAGCCCTGAGCACCGGTGCCATGGCGCGCATGGAGTCGGAGATGCCCTGGTTCCGCGAGCTCAGTGCGGCTGACCGGTCGTGGGTGGGCCTGATCGTCCAGGCCGGCATCAAGGGCTTCGTCGACTGGCTGGGCGCCGCGCCCGCTCCGCACGAGCAGGGCCCGGCAGGGCACGCGCTGGCCACGATCGTCTTCGGGGCCGCGCCTCGGGAGCTGGCGGGTGTCATCAACCTGCAGCAGACGGTCGAGCTGATCCGGCTCAGCATCGACGTCGTGGAGTCGAACATCGACGCGCTGCTGTCCCCCGCCGACTCCCCCGCCGTCCACCAGGCCGTCATGCGCTACGCCCGCGAGGTCGCGTTCGCCACCGCCGAGGTCTACGCGCGGGCGGCGGAGTCGCGCGGAGCCTGGGACGCTCGCCTGGAGGCCCTGGTGGTGGACGCGGTGATCCGCGCCGAGCCCGACGAGGCGCTGCTCTCGCGGGCCAGTGCCCTCGGCTGGGGGATCCACGGCGACGTCGCGGTGGTGCTGGGTCCCGTCCCGCTCGCGCGCACCGACAACGACGCTTTCGAGGAGGTACGCCGACTGGCCCGGGCCGCCGGCATGGACGCACTGTGCGCCACCCAGGGCGACCGCCTGGTGGTCGTGCTGGGCGGGGTCCGGGACGCGCGTGCGGCGGCGACCCGCATCGTCTCCATGTTCGGTGCCGGACCCGTCGTCGTGGGTCCGGTGACCGCCGGACTGGAGTTCGCCCACATCTCCGCCCGCGCCGCCCTCTCGGCCCAGCGCGCTGCCTCGGGGTGGCCGAGCGCCCCCCGTCCGGTGACGAGCGAGGAGCTGTTGCCCGAACGGGCGCTGGCCGGGGACGGCCATGCCCGCCGACACCTGGTGGAGGAGGTCTACCTCCCGCTGTGCGCCGCCAAGGGCCTGGCCGAGACGCTGGCGGTCTACCTGGACCAGGGCTCCTCGACCGAGGGGGCCGCGCGGGTGCTGTTCGTGCACCCCAACACCGTGCGGTACCGGCTGCGCCAGATCGCCGACCTCACCGGGTTGAGCCCCACGGCGCCGCGGGAGGCGTTCACTCTGCAGATCGCCCTCGTGCTGGGACGCCAGTCAGGGCGTTGA
- the fabF gene encoding beta-ketoacyl-ACP synthase II yields MTLRRVVVTGLGTTSPLGGDVPTTWQAMLAGQSGIRPLEDDWAQEMPVKIAGRVAVEPSEVLDRVKARRLDRSAQFAMIAAREAWADSGLDAAPPEPERLGVAIASGIGGVTTLLDNYDALRDRGPRRVSPLAVPMLMPNAPAANVSLAFGARAAVHAPTSACASGNEAISMAIDLIRLGRADVVLAGGTEAAIHPLPMAAFANMMALSKSTADPTKVSRPWDNGRDGFVLGEGSGVLVLESEEHARARGARVYAYALGAGISNDAHDIAQPDPEGRGGTRAIRQAIEAAEISPSDVKHVNAHATSTPLGDVAEGLMLHTVLGSAVTECVVTSTKSMTGHLLGGAGALEAVATVLALHERMSPPTINLDDKDERVDLDIPTAPRALPTGQIAALNNSFGFGGANVAVAFGTAGGDQ; encoded by the coding sequence ATGACCTTGCGTCGCGTCGTCGTCACCGGCCTGGGCACCACCAGCCCCCTGGGCGGTGACGTGCCCACCACCTGGCAGGCCATGCTGGCCGGTCAGTCCGGCATCCGCCCGCTCGAGGACGACTGGGCCCAGGAGATGCCGGTCAAGATCGCCGGTCGGGTAGCCGTCGAGCCCTCCGAGGTGCTGGACCGGGTCAAGGCACGACGCCTGGACCGATCCGCCCAGTTCGCGATGATCGCGGCGCGGGAGGCCTGGGCGGACTCCGGCCTCGACGCCGCTCCCCCGGAGCCCGAGCGGCTGGGCGTGGCGATCGCGTCCGGCATCGGCGGTGTCACGACCCTGCTGGACAACTACGACGCACTGCGCGACCGGGGCCCCCGGCGGGTCTCGCCACTGGCGGTCCCGATGCTGATGCCCAACGCTCCGGCAGCCAACGTCTCCCTGGCGTTCGGCGCCCGGGCAGCAGTGCACGCGCCCACCTCCGCGTGTGCCTCGGGCAACGAGGCGATCTCCATGGCGATCGACCTGATCCGGCTCGGCCGCGCCGACGTAGTCCTGGCCGGCGGCACCGAGGCGGCCATCCACCCGCTGCCGATGGCGGCCTTCGCCAACATGATGGCGCTCTCCAAGAGCACTGCCGATCCCACGAAGGTGTCCCGTCCCTGGGACAACGGACGTGACGGCTTCGTGCTCGGCGAGGGCTCCGGCGTACTGGTCCTGGAGTCCGAGGAGCACGCCAGAGCGCGCGGCGCCCGCGTCTATGCCTACGCCCTGGGAGCCGGCATCAGCAACGACGCCCACGACATCGCACAGCCCGACCCTGAGGGACGGGGCGGCACTCGCGCCATCCGCCAGGCCATCGAGGCCGCGGAGATCTCCCCCTCCGACGTCAAGCACGTGAACGCCCACGCCACGTCCACCCCGCTCGGCGACGTTGCCGAGGGGCTGATGCTGCACACCGTGCTGGGCTCGGCGGTCACCGAGTGCGTCGTGACCAGCACCAAGTCCATGACCGGCCACCTGCTCGGCGGCGCCGGAGCCCTGGAGGCGGTGGCGACCGTGCTGGCCCTGCACGAGCGCATGAGCCCGCCGACGATCAACCTGGACGACAAGGACGAACGCGTGGACCTCGACATCCCCACCGCCCCTCGAGCGCTGCCGACCGGCCAGATCGCGGCGCTGAACAACTCCTTCGGCTTCGGCGGCGCCAACGTGGCCGTGGCCTTCGGCACCGCTGGAGGCGACCAGTGA
- a CDS encoding biotin/lipoyl-binding protein — MVVAPVKGTFHQSREAAGATALAAGSIIGDVASLRDRLPVAAAHGGQVVEWLVEDGDLVSPGQPLLRLHPESS; from the coding sequence ATGGTGGTGGCCCCCGTCAAGGGCACCTTCCACCAGTCCCGGGAGGCCGCCGGCGCGACCGCCCTGGCCGCGGGCAGCATCATCGGTGACGTGGCCAGCCTGCGGGACCGGCTGCCCGTGGCGGCGGCGCACGGCGGTCAGGTCGTCGAGTGGCTCGTCGAGGACGGCGACCTGGTGTCACCGGGCCAGCCGCTGCTGCGCCTGCACCCGGAGTCCTCCTGA